The Anaerolineales bacterium region CATCACGATGCCGGCTGCCATAGCGGCGAAGACAGCCTGCCCAGGCAACGCCCGCAGGTGCGCCCGGCCATGGAAGCCGTAAGCCTTGTAGCCGGCAAAGCCTTCCGTGCCTGGGTATACAAACTGCTTGGGAGTGATGGTGTTGAGCAGCAGCCAGTCAATCACCACCAGGTCAAAGGTGCTTACTGCCAGGATCAGGATAAGCGCGTGCAGGAACAGCAGTCCGAAGCCGGCCCCACTCTCCCGGCCAAAGACAAAGGTTGAGTAAAGCACGAGACTCAGCAAGCCCAACGCCAGCGGGATGCCGGCCCAGAGCGACTGGCGTCGCTCTGCTTCCGTGCGCGGCGGCACCGCAGCCAGAATATCCGGCGGCACGTTCTTCTTCACAAGGAACCAGCGTGGCCGCTTGACCCCTACAGTCAGGATGATGCCGCTGATGGCAACAATGCCCACAAGGCTATGAATTAGCAGTAGTTTCAGGTCCAACATAAGTCCTCGATAATTTAGGTATGCCTAAATTATAGGGTTGATATTCAGTTGTGTCAAGCGGCAGGCAGCGGATAAGCCTGCTCGCCGGCAGGCACCGCCAGCGCCAGCTGGTTCTCCGCCGGGGCACCCTGCCGCGGCGCAGCCGGGTCGTAGGCGCTGGCGGGGTTATAGGCAAAGTTGAAATCCAGCACCAGCTTGCCGTGCTCTTCGCCCAGATCGGCGCCGTGCGGCGTATCCAGCAGCCAGCGCGCCCCGGCGTAGATCTTGCCGCTGCGGGCGCTGGCATCCGCGAACGGCAGCAGCAAGCCGCCGCCGTAGCCCAGCACGCTGAACAGCGAGAGGCTCAGTGTGCTGCCAGCAATGGCGAAGTGCACGCGGCCCACGCGCTGCACGTCTGCGCCCGCCAGTTCAAAACGCTCAGGCTGCACATCAATATCCACATCCACAACAAAACGCAGCGCCGGGTCATAGGGGTAATAGGCCAGGTTCATGAAGTGCGCCCGCTGGGCGGCCGGCACCGGCGAATGCGGGTGTCCGCCCAGCAACTCATTGCGGGCCGCCACCCAATACTGCCAGCGCTGCTCGACCGGGATGCGGCGATCACGCACGCTGGCATAGATGGCGTGCATCTTGCGGTAATAATCCAGTTGGTCCAGTTCTTCCAATCGAAACATGTCGCTAGCCTAACACCAAATTCCGCGAAGAGTGCACAGGCGTATAATCAACTTCTTTCCACTACTCAGAGAGCCGCCATGACCAATCCCTTCTCCACCGAAAATCTCGTCCGCCGCCAGGCCCAACTCAGCGATGCTATGGAAGCCGGCGGCTTTGACGCCTTGGCGCTGAACGCCGGCCCCAGCCAGGTCTATATCAGCGGCCTGCACTTCCACCTGATGGAGCGCCCCACCGTGCTACTGCTGGCGCCGGGCAAAAGCCCGGTGATCGTGCTGCCGGACTTCGAGAAGGGCAAGCTGGCCAACCTCGGCTTTGAACTGCGCGCCGTGACCTACAGCGAGAACCCTGCCGAATGGCAGGCCGCCTTCAACCAGGCCGCGGCGCTCATCGGCCCGGCCAAGCGCATAGGCGTGGAAGGTTTGCGCATGCGCGTGATGGAGCTGCGATACCTGCAGGCCGCCTTCCCCGGCGCCGAGTTCCCCATAGCCGAAGAGTTGATCGCCGACATGCGCAAGCACAAGGACGCCGGCGAGATCGCTGCGATGAAGAAAGCAGTCGAGATCGCGGAGGGCGGCCTGGAAGCCACGCTGAAGAAGATCAAGATCGGCATGAGCGAGAAGGAGATCGCCGGCATCCTGGTGCAGCAGCTATATGCGCTCGGCTCCGACCCGGAACTGCCCTTCGCCCCCATCGTGGCCGCCGCGGCAAACAGCGCCAACCCGCACTCCACCGTCAGCGACTATCGCATCCAAAAGGGCGACCTGCTACTGATCGACTGGGGAGCCTCCTACAATGGTTACCTTTCTGACCTGACCCGCACGTTTGCCGTGGGCGAGATCAGCGAGGAGCTCAAGCGCATCTACGAGATTGTGAAACTTGCCAACCAGGCCGGCCGCGAGGCGGCCGCCATCGGCGCCCCCTGCGCCGCGGTGGACCAGGCCGCCCGTGACGCCATTGACGACAATGGCTACGG contains the following coding sequences:
- a CDS encoding aminopeptidase P family protein, coding for MTNPFSTENLVRRQAQLSDAMEAGGFDALALNAGPSQVYISGLHFHLMERPTVLLLAPGKSPVIVLPDFEKGKLANLGFELRAVTYSENPAEWQAAFNQAAALIGPAKRIGVEGLRMRVMELRYLQAAFPGAEFPIAEELIADMRKHKDAGEIAAMKKAVEIAEGGLEATLKKIKIGMSEKEIAGILVQQLYALGSDPELPFAPIVAAAANSANPHSTVSDYRIQKGDLLLIDWGASYNGYLSDLTRTFAVGEISEELKRIYEIVKLANQAGREAAAIGAPCAAVDQAARDAIDDNGYGQYFTHRTGHGLGMEGHEEPYMRGDNMLPLAEGMSFTVEPGIYLDGRGGVRIEDNVVMTADGPLTLSTFPRELRVVGH
- a CDS encoding DUF1684 domain-containing protein — its product is MFRLEELDQLDYYRKMHAIYASVRDRRIPVEQRWQYWVAARNELLGGHPHSPVPAAQRAHFMNLAYYPYDPALRFVVDVDIDVQPERFELAGADVQRVGRVHFAIAGSTLSLSLFSVLGYGGGLLLPFADASARSGKIYAGARWLLDTPHGADLGEEHGKLVLDFNFAYNPASAYDPAAPRQGAPAENQLALAVPAGEQAYPLPAA